One Echinicola strongylocentroti DNA window includes the following coding sequences:
- a CDS encoding glycoside hydrolase family 3 N-terminal domain-containing protein → MNIRKVVAFISLMIWGGVLAAQTAKPIYKQPEHSISERVSDLLERMTLEEKVAQMRMFHAQIGVALNEKDELELSDKVIEKLKMGIGGIKNPGEHLSPHRAAILNNQLQKYIIENGRLGIPGFFVTESYNGVDAAGCTRFGRPINMASTFNPALVKEVFDAVGREARWRGLHLTHSPEADIVRDPRFGRMSEAFGEDTYLTSQMIISAITGLQGDYKGLKSSHIGAVAKHFAGYAQVAGGTNFASIEISPRTLVDEIFPPFKAAVIEANTLGIMASHGDINGVASHANPWLLTEVLREQWGFEGYVVSDANDIGRLHYFMKVAETPEEAAILGLKAGVDVDLYAEDAYALLPEIVSKKPELMKYIDRSAARVLRTKFILGLFDDPYIDIEQVASSVRSQSHLDLAKDADRESIILLQNNGVLPLSPAKTKKIGLVGPLLTSETREQFANAFGEEVEFIEAKGFELTDGNGAVPQLAPEEAQRRGIKEIIDKVQQAEAIVAFVGGDEFTAKEGFFNNALGDRERIDPVGLQDELIASLKKLGKPLIIVLKHRRTLSINTFAKKADAILDCWDLSEKGDYAIAEVLFGKVNPSGKLPVTVPRSIGQLPFHYSQKEINYKKGYLFAENKPLYPFGHGLSYTTFDYSPVQLSHPVLHENGSMYATVKVTNTGSLPGKETVQLYLKDLIGTVVRPMQELKGFQKIELMPGESKEVSFEILPEMLEYCGLDMEKNQGKGTFELRVGSSSASFQAINFELQ, encoded by the coding sequence ATGAACATTAGAAAAGTAGTGGCTTTTATTAGCTTGATGATATGGGGAGGAGTCCTTGCTGCCCAAACTGCAAAGCCAATTTACAAACAACCTGAACATAGCATAAGCGAAAGGGTGTCGGACTTATTGGAGCGAATGACCTTGGAGGAGAAGGTGGCCCAGATGCGAATGTTTCACGCACAAATAGGGGTAGCACTCAATGAAAAAGATGAACTGGAGCTATCCGACAAGGTCATCGAGAAATTAAAGATGGGCATAGGCGGGATCAAAAACCCGGGAGAGCACCTGTCACCGCATAGGGCAGCGATACTAAACAACCAACTCCAAAAGTACATTATTGAAAATGGTCGCTTGGGTATTCCGGGATTTTTTGTGACCGAATCCTACAATGGGGTGGATGCCGCAGGGTGTACCCGTTTTGGCCGTCCCATTAATATGGCTTCCACGTTTAATCCAGCATTGGTCAAGGAAGTTTTTGATGCAGTGGGAAGGGAAGCCCGATGGAGAGGATTACATTTGACCCATTCACCGGAAGCGGATATCGTCCGAGATCCTAGGTTTGGTCGGATGAGTGAAGCTTTTGGTGAAGACACCTACCTTACCAGCCAAATGATCATCAGTGCCATTACAGGACTGCAGGGTGATTATAAAGGCCTGAAATCAAGTCATATCGGTGCAGTGGCAAAGCATTTTGCGGGCTATGCACAGGTGGCCGGAGGAACCAATTTTGCCTCCATAGAGATTTCTCCACGTACGCTGGTCGATGAAATATTCCCGCCATTTAAAGCAGCAGTCATAGAGGCAAATACCTTAGGGATAATGGCATCTCACGGAGATATAAACGGGGTGGCCAGCCATGCCAATCCTTGGTTATTGACCGAAGTACTTAGGGAACAATGGGGATTTGAAGGGTATGTGGTGTCCGATGCCAATGACATTGGACGGCTCCACTATTTTATGAAAGTCGCCGAGACGCCTGAGGAAGCGGCGATTTTAGGCTTAAAGGCAGGGGTCGACGTAGACTTGTACGCCGAGGATGCTTATGCACTTCTTCCGGAAATCGTCAGTAAAAAGCCCGAACTCATGAAATATATCGACCGCTCTGCAGCTAGGGTGTTAAGGACGAAATTTATTCTGGGACTGTTTGACGATCCATATATTGACATCGAACAAGTGGCTTCATCAGTTCGGTCCCAAAGCCATTTGGACCTGGCCAAGGATGCAGACCGGGAATCTATCATCCTGCTACAGAATAATGGGGTATTGCCATTATCACCTGCTAAAACCAAAAAGATAGGGCTAGTAGGGCCTTTGCTCACTTCGGAGACAAGGGAGCAGTTTGCCAATGCCTTTGGCGAAGAAGTGGAGTTCATCGAAGCAAAAGGATTTGAACTTACCGATGGTAACGGTGCAGTCCCCCAGTTGGCACCCGAAGAGGCCCAAAGAAGAGGCATCAAAGAAATCATCGACAAGGTCCAACAAGCTGAGGCTATTGTGGCTTTTGTGGGAGGGGATGAGTTCACTGCTAAAGAAGGTTTTTTCAATAACGCCCTAGGTGACCGTGAGCGTATTGACCCTGTTGGGCTCCAAGATGAATTAATAGCGTCGCTTAAAAAACTTGGCAAGCCACTGATCATAGTCCTTAAGCATAGGCGGACGCTTTCTATAAATACATTTGCCAAAAAGGCAGACGCCATCTTGGATTGCTGGGACCTTAGTGAAAAGGGGGATTATGCCATAGCGGAGGTGCTTTTTGGTAAGGTAAACCCTTCGGGAAAACTACCTGTGACGGTACCCCGATCTATTGGGCAGCTACCTTTTCATTATAGCCAAAAAGAAATCAATTATAAAAAAGGCTATCTTTTTGCCGAAAACAAGCCTTTGTACCCATTTGGACATGGGCTTAGCTATACCACATTTGACTACAGCCCTGTACAGCTGTCACATCCGGTGCTCCACGAAAACGGATCAATGTATGCTACCGTCAAGGTGACCAACACAGGGAGCCTACCAGGTAAAGAAACAGTGCAGCTATATCTTAAGGACCTTATTGGCACGGTGGTACGTCCGATGCAGGAACTTAAAGGCTTCCAAAAAATCGAATTGATGCCAGGGGAATCAAAGGAAGTGTCTTTTGAAATACTGCCTGAAATGCTCGAGTATTGCGGCCTTGATATGGAAAAAAACCAAGGTAAAGGCACCTTTGAATTGCGTGTGGGAAGTTCGAGTGCATCCTTCCAAGCCATCAACTTTGAGTTGCAATGA
- a CDS encoding sulfatase — MIRSHRNIVPHYIALVCFTVLLGCSSSKKEQKAISDDSKPNVLFIAVDDLNTWLGCLKNYSNTKTPNLDRLASQGVLFSNAHCQAPLCGPSRASVMTGLRPSTTGMYGMVPDEKVRSDNPATKDIVFLPEYFSQEGYHTMGIGKLFHIHAPKGVFTESGGRVKGFGPHPDQRFVWDGVGQSDQSRYGRTSTDWGAYPEQDTSMPDHQSVDWVVERLERDYQKPFFMGLGFLRPHVPLYVPQKWFDLHPLDSIETPPYLEDDLEDIPEVGLKINDLPMMPSTEWAKESGEWKKIIQAYLACVSFVDYEIGRVITALEESQHAQNTVIVLWSDHGYRLGEKGTFAKHALWDPATNAPLLFKAPGLPAGKVITEPVEMLDIYPTLLELCGLEKYPRNEGKSLVPLMKGNSKGEENVAITTFGMNNHAVRTNKYRYIQYEDGTEELYALQEDPNEWVNQAQNPAYEEVVNRLKKHLPSTNAKWDDNSSYSFQPYFVDQKSRTSNL; from the coding sequence ATGATAAGGTCTCATAGGAACATAGTACCCCATTACATTGCGCTGGTCTGTTTTACAGTACTGTTAGGTTGTTCCTCAAGTAAAAAAGAACAAAAGGCTATTTCGGATGACAGCAAACCCAATGTATTGTTTATCGCTGTTGATGATTTGAATACTTGGTTGGGATGCCTTAAAAATTATTCCAATACCAAAACGCCAAACTTGGACAGATTGGCAAGTCAGGGAGTGTTGTTTTCAAATGCCCACTGCCAAGCACCTTTATGTGGACCATCGAGGGCCTCTGTAATGACTGGCTTAAGACCGTCCACCACAGGAATGTACGGTATGGTGCCAGATGAAAAAGTGCGCTCTGACAATCCCGCTACAAAAGATATCGTTTTTCTTCCCGAATACTTCTCCCAAGAAGGCTATCATACAATGGGCATAGGGAAGCTATTCCATATCCATGCCCCAAAGGGAGTATTCACTGAGTCTGGTGGCAGGGTAAAAGGTTTTGGCCCTCACCCGGACCAGCGATTCGTATGGGATGGCGTAGGCCAGTCTGACCAGTCCCGTTATGGTAGGACCAGTACAGACTGGGGAGCCTATCCAGAACAGGATACATCAATGCCAGACCACCAGTCGGTGGATTGGGTAGTGGAGCGGCTTGAAAGAGACTACCAAAAGCCGTTTTTTATGGGCTTGGGTTTTTTACGTCCTCATGTGCCGTTGTACGTTCCCCAGAAATGGTTTGATCTACACCCTTTGGACAGTATCGAGACACCGCCCTATTTGGAGGACGACTTGGAAGATATCCCCGAAGTTGGGCTTAAAATCAATGACCTGCCCATGATGCCATCCACAGAATGGGCCAAGGAATCTGGTGAATGGAAAAAAATCATCCAGGCCTACTTGGCCTGCGTGAGTTTTGTGGATTATGAAATCGGAAGGGTGATTACAGCTCTTGAAGAAAGCCAGCACGCCCAAAACACGGTCATTGTATTATGGTCTGATCATGGATATCGCTTGGGAGAAAAAGGGACTTTTGCCAAGCATGCCCTGTGGGATCCGGCTACCAATGCGCCTCTGTTATTCAAAGCGCCTGGGTTACCTGCTGGAAAGGTCATCACCGAGCCAGTAGAGATGTTGGATATCTATCCTACTTTACTTGAATTATGTGGATTGGAGAAATACCCGAGGAATGAAGGCAAGAGTTTGGTGCCTTTGATGAAGGGCAATAGCAAAGGAGAAGAAAATGTGGCTATCACCACCTTTGGCATGAACAACCATGCCGTAAGAACGAATAAATACCGGTATATCCAATATGAAGACGGTACTGAAGAGCTCTATGCTCTCCAAGAAGATCCCAACGAATGGGTGAACCAGGCTCAGAATCCAGCATATGAGGAGGTAGTCAATAGATTAAAAAAACACTTACCTAGTACCAATGCGAAGTGGGATGACAATTCTTCTTATAGCTTCCAGCCCTATTTCGTAGATCAAAAGTCAAGAACAAGCAACCTTTAG